A genomic region of Carassius carassius chromosome 27, fCarCar2.1, whole genome shotgun sequence contains the following coding sequences:
- the LOC132106531 gene encoding gap junction alpha-1 protein, translating to MGDWSALGRLLDKVQAYSTAGGKIWLSVLFIFRILVLGTAVESAWGDEQSAFKCNTQQPGCENVCYDKSFPISHVRFWVLQIIFVSTPTLLYLAHVFYLMRKEEKLNRREEELKAVQNDGGDVELHLKKIELKKFKHGLEEHGKVKMKGALLRTYIVSILFKSIFEVGFLLLQWYIYGFSLAAVYTCERSPCPHRVDCFLSRPTEKTIFIVFMLVVSLVSLLLNIIELVYVLFKRIKDRVKGRQNQFPTGTLSPTPKELSTTKYAYYNGCSSPTAPLSPMSPPGYKLATGERTNSCRNYNKQANEQNWANYSTEQNRLGQNGSTISNSHAQAFEYPDDTHEHKKLTPGHELQPLALIDARPCSRASSRMSSRARPDDLDV from the coding sequence ATGGGTGACTGGAGTGCATTGGGAAGACTTCTTGACAAGGTGCAGGCCTACTCCACGGCTGGAGGGAAAATCTGGCTCTCTGTGCTCTTTATCTTCCGGATCCTAGTTCTGGGAACGGCAGTGGAGTCGGCCTGGGGTGACGAGCAGTCAGCTTTCAAGTGCAATACCCAGCAGCCTGGTTGCGAGAACGTCTGCTATGACAAATCGTTCCCCATCTCGCACGTGCGCTTCTGGGTGCTTCAGATCATCTTTGTGTCCACGCCTACGCTCCTGTACCTGGCGCATGTTTTCTATCTTATGCGCAAAGAGGAGAAGCTCAACCGCAGGGAGGAGGAGCTGAAGGCCGTGCAGAACGACGGTGGTGACGTCGAGCTCCATCTCAAGAAGATCGAGCTCAAGAAGTTCAAGCATGGCCTGGAGGAGCACGGCAAGGTGAAGATGAAGGGTGCCCTGCTGCGCACCTACATCGTCAGCATCCTTTTCAAGTCCATCTTTGAGGTGGGCTTCCTGTTGCTCCAGTGGTACATCTACGGCTTCAGCCTGGCCGCCGTGTACACGTGCGAGCGTTCGCCTTGCCCCCATCGGGTGGACTGTTTCCTCTCCCGCCCCACGGAGAAGACCATTTTCATTGTCTTCATGCTGGTGGTTTCGCTCGTGTCACTTTTGCTCAACATCATCGAGCTCGTCTACGTGCTCTTCAAACGGATCAAGGACCGTGTGAAAGGCCGCCAAAACCAGTTCCCCACCGGCACCCTGAGCCCCACACCGAAGGAACTTTCCACGACCAAATATGCCTACTACAACGGCTGCTCCTCACCGACCGCGCCACTTTCGCCAATGTCGCCTCCGGGCTACAAGCTAGCCACCGGCGAGCGGACCAACTCTTGTCGCAATTACAACAAGCAGGCCAACGAGCAGAACTGGGCCAACTACAGCACAGAACAGAACCGTCTGGGCCAGAACGGCAGCACCATCTCCAATTCGCACGCTCAGGCCTTCGAATACCCTGACGACACTCATGAGCACAAGAAACTGACACCGGGCCACGAGCTGCAGCCGCTGGCGTTGATAGACGCTCGGCCATGCAGCCGTGCCAGCAGCCGAATGAGCAGTCGAGCAAGGCCTGATGACCTGGACGTCTAG